The Budorcas taxicolor isolate Tak-1 chromosome 18, Takin1.1, whole genome shotgun sequence genome window below encodes:
- the RRAS gene encoding ras-related protein R-Ras: protein MSSGAASGTGRGRPRGGVPGPGDPPPSETHKLVVVGGGGVGKSALTIQFIQSYFVSDYDPTIEDSYTKICTVDGVPARLDILDTAGQEEFGAMREQYMRAGHGFLLVFAINDRQSFNEVGKLFTQILRVKDRDDFPIVLVGNKADLETQRQVPRSEASTFSASHHVAYFEASAKLRLNVDEAFEQLVRAVRKYQEQELPPSLPSAPRKKARGCPCVLL, encoded by the exons ATGAGCAGCGGGGCGGCGTCCGGGACAGGGCGGGGGCGGCCCCGGGGCGGGGTGCCGGGACCCGGGGACCCCCCACCCAGCGAGACACACAAGCTGGTGGTCGTGGGCGGCGGCGGCGTGGGCAAGAGCGCGCTGACCATCCAGTTCATCCAG TCCTACTTTGTGTCTGACTACGACCCCACTATTGAAGACTCCTACACGAAGATCTGCACTGTGGATGGCGTCCCAGCCCGGCTAGACA TCCTGGACACTGCCGGCCAGGAGGAGTTTGGTGCCATGCGGGAACAGTACATGCGTGCGGGCCACGGCTTCCTGCTGGTGTTTGCCATTAATGACAGGCAGAG TTTCAACGAAGTGGGCAAGCTCTTCACGCAGATCCTTCGAGTCAAGGACCGAGACGACTTCCCCATCGTGTTGGTTGGCAACAAGGCGGATCTGGAAACACAGCGCCAG GTCCCCCGATCTGAAGCCTCCACCTTCAGTGCCTCCCACCACGTGGCCTACTTTGAAGCTTCTGCCAAACTGCGCCTCAACGTGGATGAGGCCTTCGAGCAGCTGGTGCGGGCCGTCCG GAAGTACCAGGAACAAGAGCTCCCGCCCTCCCTGCCCAGCGCCCCCAGGAAGAAGGCCAGAGGCTGCCCCTGTGTCCTTCTGTAG
- the SCAF1 gene encoding splicing factor, arginine/serine-rich 19 isoform X1 encodes MCCPWASTADSAPLLHQVTMEEEDESRGKTEESGEDRGDGPPDRDPTLSPPAFILRAIQQAVGSSLQGDLPNDKDGSRCHGLRWRRCRSPRSEPRSQESGGTDTATVLDVAADGLLAGLVSILDPPDTWVPSHMDLRPGESEDMLELVAEVRIGDRDPVPLPVPSLLPRLRAWRTGKTVSPQSHSSRPTCARHLLTLGTGDGGPAPPPAPSSASSSPSPSPSSSSPSPPPPPPPPGPPAPPAPRFDIYDPFHPTDEAYSPPPAPEQKYDPFEPTGSNPSSSAGTPSPEEEEEEEEEEEEEEGLSQSISRISETLAGIYDDNSLSQDFPGDESPGPDPQPLQPTPAPGTPPQADSTRADGATRRRVFVVGTEAEACREGKVSVEVVTAGGAALPPPLLPPGDSEIEEGEIVQPEEEPRMAVSLFRASGRAARPPPVALPAAQPPPPPPAPRAPEGDDFLSLHAESDGEGALQVDLGEPAPAPPAADTRWGGLDLRRKILTQRRERYRQRSPSPAAAPAPAAPTGPPTRKKSRRERKRSGGEAKEAASSSSGAQPAPPAPASPWDSKKHRSRDRKPGSHASSSTRRRSRSRSTRRRSRSTDRRRGGSRRSRSREKRRRRRRSNSPPPATSSSSSSRRERHRGKHRDGGGSKKKKKRSRSRGEKRSGDSEKGPTPAQPPSGSTSLGSDRDSRRRGAVPPSIQDLTDHDLFAIKRTITVGRPDKSDPRGPSPAPASSPKREVLYDSEGLSAEERGGKSSEKDRRRSGAASSSSSSREKGSRRKALDGGDRDRERDRDRSSKKARPPKELAPSSGPPPKLPVSSGSGSSSSSSSSSSRKVKLQSKVAVLIREGVSSTTPAKEASSAGLGSIGVKFSRDRESRSPFLKPDERAPAEVAKAAQGSTKPKKTKVKAKAGAKKTKGTKGKTKPSKTRKKIRSGGSSGPVTLKKSKADSCSQAAGAKGAEETSWSGEERAAKAPSTPPPKVAPPPPALTPDSQTVDSSCKTPEVSFLPEEAAEEAGVRGGAEEEEEEEEEEEEEEEEEQQPATTTATSTAAAAPSAAPSAGSTAGDSGAEDGPAPRVSQLPTLPPPMPWNLPAGVDCTTSGVLALTALLFKMEEANLASRAKAQELIQATNQILSHRKPPSSLGVTPAPVPTSLGLPPGPSSYLLPGSLPLGGCGSTPPTPTGLAAASDKREGSSSSEGRGDTDKYLKKLHTQERAVEEVKLAIKPYYQKKDITKEEYKDILRKAVHKICHSKSGEINPVKVSNLVRAYVQRYRYFRKHGRKPGDPPGPPRPPKEPGPPDKGGPGLPLPPL; translated from the exons ATGTGCTGCCCATGGGCCTCCACTGCAGACTCTGCTCCACTCCTCCACCAGGTGACCATGGAGGAAGAGGATGAGTCTCGAGGGAAGACGGAAGAGTCAGGCGAGGATCGGGGCGACGGTCCGCCAGACAGAGACCCTacgctttctcctcctgcttttatCCTG CGGGCCATTCAGCAGGCTGTGGGGAGTTCCCTGCAGGGGGATCTGCCAAATGATAAAG ATGGCTCTCGGTGTCATGGCCTTCGATGGAGGCGCTGCCGGAGCCCACGATCGGAGCCCCGTTCCCAGGAATCTGGGGGGACTGACACGGCTACA GTGTTGGACGTGGCTGCCGACGGCCTCCTTGCAGGCCTGGTGAGCATCCTGGATCCCCCAGACACCTGGGTTCCTAGCCACATGGACCTGCGGCCTGGCGA AAGCGAGGACATGCTGGAGCTGGTGGCCGAGGTCCGAATTGGGGACAGGGATCCAGTCCCTCTGCCGGTACCCAGTCTGCTGCCCCGTCTCAGGGCCTGGAGGACAGGCAAAACGG TTTCTCCGCAGTCTCACTCTTCTCGACCCACCTGTGCCCGCCACCTCCTCACCTTGGGCACCGGAGACGggggccctgcccctccccctgccccctcctctgcatcctcctccccctccccttcgcCCTCTTCATCCTCCCCTTCCCCGCctccccctccaccacccccaggCCCCCCAGCTCCTCCTGCACCCCGGTTTGATATCTATGACCCCTTCCACCCCACCGACGAGGCCTATTCCCCACCACCTGCTCCGGAGCAGAAGTACGACCCCTTCGAGCCCACAGGCTCCAACCCCAGCTCATCAGCGGGGACTCCCTCAcctgaggaggaagaagaggaggaagaggaagaagaggaggaggagggcctgTCACAGAGCATCAGCCGCATCTCCGAGACCCTGGCGGGCATCTACGACGACAACAGCCTGagccaggacttcccaggtgacgaGAGCCCGGGGCCCGACCCCCAGCCCTTGCAGCCGACTCCAGCCCCTGGCACACCGCCCCAGGCCGACTCCACCCGGGCTGACGGAGCCACCCGCCGGCGCGTATTTGTAGTGGGGACTGAGGCGGAGGCCTGTCGGGAAGGCAAGGTCTCTGTAGAGGTGGTGACAGCTGGCGGAGCTGCCCTCCCGCCCCCTCTGCTGCCTCCGGGCGACTCGGAGATTGAGGAGGGCGAGATCGTCCAGCCCGAGGAGGAGCCCAGAATGGCGGTTTCCCTCTTCCGCGCCAGCGGCCGGGCAGCGCGGCCCCCACccgtggcccttcctgcggcccagcccccgcccccgccgcccgccccccGGGCTCCGGAGGGCGACGACTTCTTGTCTCTGCACGCGGAGTCCGACGGCGAGGGCGCCCTGCAGGTGGACCTGGGGGAGCCGGCccccgcgccgcccgccgccgACACGCGCTGGGGCGGCCTGGACCTGCGGCGCAAGATCCTGACCCAGCGGCGCGAGCGTTACCGGCAGCGATCACCATCACCGGCcgcggcccccgcccccgccgcccccaccgGCCCACCCACCCGCAAGAAGTCGAGAAGGGAACGCAAGCGGAGCGGCGGCGAGGCCAAGGAGGCCGCCTCTTCCTCCTCCGGCGCGCAGCCCGCCCCGCCGGCCCCGGCTTCCCCCTGGGACTCCAAGAAGCACCGCTCGCGGGACCGCAAGCCGGGTTCCCACGCCTCATCGTCCACCCGCCGCCGCTCGCGGTCCCGTTCCACCCGCCGCCGCTCGCGGAGCACCGACCGGCGCCGCGGGGGCAGCCGCCGGTCGCGGTCCCGGGAGAAAAGGCGTCGGCGGAGGCGCTCGAACTCACCGCCTCCAGCCACTTCATCTTCCTCGTCCTCCCGCCGCGAGCGGCACCGTGGCAAGCACCGCGATGGCGGTGGcagcaagaagaagaagaagcggTCGCGGTCCCGGGGCGAGAAGCGTTCGGGGGACAGCGAGAAGGGCCCTACGCCGGCCCAGCCGCCCTCTGGCTCCACCTCCCTGGGCAGTGACCGGGACAGCCGCCGGCGGGGGGCCGTTCCGCCCTCCATCCAGGACCTCACGGACCATGATCTCTTCGCCATCAAGCGGACCATCACCGTGGGCCGGCCAGACAAGTCTGACCCCCGAGGCCCCTCCCCGGCCCCAGCCTCATCCCCCAAGCGGGAGGTCCTGTACGACTCGGAGGGGCTGAGTGCCGAGGAGCGGGGCGGCAAGAGCAGCGAGAAGGACCGACGGCGCTCGGGGGccgcctcttcctcctcctcctcccgggAGAAGGGATCGCGGCGGAAGGCGCTGGACGGTGGGGACCGGGACCGGGAGAGGGACAGGGACAGGTCGTCCAAGAAGGCCCGGCCCCCCAAAGAGTTGGCACCCTCCTCGGGGCCCCCGCCAAAGCTTCCGGTCAGCAGCGGCTCGGGCTCCTCGTCGTCCTCATCCTCGTCATCTTCCCGGAAGGTGAAGCTGCAGTCCAAGGTGGCGGTGCTGATCCGCGAGGGCGTCAGCAGCACCACGCCGGCCAAGGAGGCCTCGTCTGCTGGCCTGGGCTCCATCGGAGTCAAGTTCAGCCGCGACCGAGAGAGCCGCTCCCCCTTCCTCAAGCCAGACGAGCGGGCCCCTGCGGAGGTGGCCAAAGCAGCTCAGGGCAGCACCAAGCCCAAAAAGACCAAGGTCAAGGCCAAGGCTGGGGCCAAGAAAACCAAGGGGACCAAGGGAAAGACCAAGCCATCCAAGACCAGGAAAAAGATCCGTAGTGGGGGCAGCAGTGGCCCGGTGACGCTGAAGAAGTCCAAGGCAGACAGCTGCAGCCAGGCGGCGGGAGCCAAGGGGGCTGAGGAGACCTCCTGGTCCGGGGAAGAGCGGGCAGCCAAGGCCCCCAGCACCCCGCCCCCCAAGGTGGCCCCTCCGCCCCCCGCGCTGACGCCTGACTCGCAGACTGTGGACAGCAGCTGCAAGACACCCGAGGTCTCCTTCCTGCCAGAAGAGGCCGCTGAGGAGGCTGGGGTCCGAGGtggggcggaggaggaggaggaggaggaagaggaggaggaggaggaagaggaggaggagcagcagcCGGCCACCACCACAGCCACCAGCACGGCGGCCGCCGCACCGAGCGCCGCCCCAAGTGCAGGGTCCACAGCCGGTGACTCGGGGGCGGAGGACGGGCCTGCTCCCCGCGTCTCCCAGCTGCCCACCCTGCCTCCGCCCATGCCCTGGAACCTGCCCGCGGGTGTGGACTGCACTACCAGCGGCGTCCTGGCCT TGACTGCACTTCTCTTCAAGATGGAAGAAGCCAATCTGGCGAGCCGAGCAAAGGCCCAGGAGCTGATCCAGGCCACCAACCAG ATCCTCAGCCACAGGAAGCCACCCTCAAGTCTGGGAGTGACCCCAGCTCCTGTGCCCACCTCCCTGGGTCTGCCCCCTGGCCCTTCCAGCTACCTGCTGCCTGGCAGCCTCCCGCTGGGAGGCTGCGgctccacccctcccacccccactgggCTGGCTGCAGCGTCTGACAAGAGAGAGGGCAGCAGCAGCTCCGAGGGACGAGGGGACACAGACAAG TATCTGAAGAAGCTGCACACACAGGAGCGGGCGGTGGAGGAGGTGAAGCTGGCCATCAAGCCGTATTATCAGAAGAAGGACATCACCAAGGAGGAGTACAAGGACATCCTGAGGAAGGCCGTCCACAAG ATCTGCCACAGCAAAAGTGGGGAGATCAACCCAGTGAAGGTGAGCAACCTGGTGCGCGCCTACGTCCAACGCTACCGCTACTTCCGCAAGCATGGCCGCAAGCCAGGGGACCCTCCGGGGCCCCCACGGCCACCCAAGGAGCCAGGGCCCCCTGACAAAGGCGGCCcaggcctgcccctgccccctctcTGA
- the SCAF1 gene encoding splicing factor, arginine/serine-rich 19 isoform X2, protein MEEEDESRGKTEESGEDRGDGPPDRDPTLSPPAFILRAIQQAVGSSLQGDLPNDKDGSRCHGLRWRRCRSPRSEPRSQESGGTDTATVLDVAADGLLAGLVSILDPPDTWVPSHMDLRPGESEDMLELVAEVRIGDRDPVPLPVPSLLPRLRAWRTGKTVSPQSHSSRPTCARHLLTLGTGDGGPAPPPAPSSASSSPSPSPSSSSPSPPPPPPPPGPPAPPAPRFDIYDPFHPTDEAYSPPPAPEQKYDPFEPTGSNPSSSAGTPSPEEEEEEEEEEEEEEGLSQSISRISETLAGIYDDNSLSQDFPGDESPGPDPQPLQPTPAPGTPPQADSTRADGATRRRVFVVGTEAEACREGKVSVEVVTAGGAALPPPLLPPGDSEIEEGEIVQPEEEPRMAVSLFRASGRAARPPPVALPAAQPPPPPPAPRAPEGDDFLSLHAESDGEGALQVDLGEPAPAPPAADTRWGGLDLRRKILTQRRERYRQRSPSPAAAPAPAAPTGPPTRKKSRRERKRSGGEAKEAASSSSGAQPAPPAPASPWDSKKHRSRDRKPGSHASSSTRRRSRSRSTRRRSRSTDRRRGGSRRSRSREKRRRRRRSNSPPPATSSSSSSRRERHRGKHRDGGGSKKKKKRSRSRGEKRSGDSEKGPTPAQPPSGSTSLGSDRDSRRRGAVPPSIQDLTDHDLFAIKRTITVGRPDKSDPRGPSPAPASSPKREVLYDSEGLSAEERGGKSSEKDRRRSGAASSSSSSREKGSRRKALDGGDRDRERDRDRSSKKARPPKELAPSSGPPPKLPVSSGSGSSSSSSSSSSRKVKLQSKVAVLIREGVSSTTPAKEASSAGLGSIGVKFSRDRESRSPFLKPDERAPAEVAKAAQGSTKPKKTKVKAKAGAKKTKGTKGKTKPSKTRKKIRSGGSSGPVTLKKSKADSCSQAAGAKGAEETSWSGEERAAKAPSTPPPKVAPPPPALTPDSQTVDSSCKTPEVSFLPEEAAEEAGVRGGAEEEEEEEEEEEEEEEEEQQPATTTATSTAAAAPSAAPSAGSTAGDSGAEDGPAPRVSQLPTLPPPMPWNLPAGVDCTTSGVLALTALLFKMEEANLASRAKAQELIQATNQILSHRKPPSSLGVTPAPVPTSLGLPPGPSSYLLPGSLPLGGCGSTPPTPTGLAAASDKREGSSSSEGRGDTDKYLKKLHTQERAVEEVKLAIKPYYQKKDITKEEYKDILRKAVHKICHSKSGEINPVKVSNLVRAYVQRYRYFRKHGRKPGDPPGPPRPPKEPGPPDKGGPGLPLPPL, encoded by the exons ATGGAGGAAGAGGATGAGTCTCGAGGGAAGACGGAAGAGTCAGGCGAGGATCGGGGCGACGGTCCGCCAGACAGAGACCCTacgctttctcctcctgcttttatCCTG CGGGCCATTCAGCAGGCTGTGGGGAGTTCCCTGCAGGGGGATCTGCCAAATGATAAAG ATGGCTCTCGGTGTCATGGCCTTCGATGGAGGCGCTGCCGGAGCCCACGATCGGAGCCCCGTTCCCAGGAATCTGGGGGGACTGACACGGCTACA GTGTTGGACGTGGCTGCCGACGGCCTCCTTGCAGGCCTGGTGAGCATCCTGGATCCCCCAGACACCTGGGTTCCTAGCCACATGGACCTGCGGCCTGGCGA AAGCGAGGACATGCTGGAGCTGGTGGCCGAGGTCCGAATTGGGGACAGGGATCCAGTCCCTCTGCCGGTACCCAGTCTGCTGCCCCGTCTCAGGGCCTGGAGGACAGGCAAAACGG TTTCTCCGCAGTCTCACTCTTCTCGACCCACCTGTGCCCGCCACCTCCTCACCTTGGGCACCGGAGACGggggccctgcccctccccctgccccctcctctgcatcctcctccccctccccttcgcCCTCTTCATCCTCCCCTTCCCCGCctccccctccaccacccccaggCCCCCCAGCTCCTCCTGCACCCCGGTTTGATATCTATGACCCCTTCCACCCCACCGACGAGGCCTATTCCCCACCACCTGCTCCGGAGCAGAAGTACGACCCCTTCGAGCCCACAGGCTCCAACCCCAGCTCATCAGCGGGGACTCCCTCAcctgaggaggaagaagaggaggaagaggaagaagaggaggaggagggcctgTCACAGAGCATCAGCCGCATCTCCGAGACCCTGGCGGGCATCTACGACGACAACAGCCTGagccaggacttcccaggtgacgaGAGCCCGGGGCCCGACCCCCAGCCCTTGCAGCCGACTCCAGCCCCTGGCACACCGCCCCAGGCCGACTCCACCCGGGCTGACGGAGCCACCCGCCGGCGCGTATTTGTAGTGGGGACTGAGGCGGAGGCCTGTCGGGAAGGCAAGGTCTCTGTAGAGGTGGTGACAGCTGGCGGAGCTGCCCTCCCGCCCCCTCTGCTGCCTCCGGGCGACTCGGAGATTGAGGAGGGCGAGATCGTCCAGCCCGAGGAGGAGCCCAGAATGGCGGTTTCCCTCTTCCGCGCCAGCGGCCGGGCAGCGCGGCCCCCACccgtggcccttcctgcggcccagcccccgcccccgccgcccgccccccGGGCTCCGGAGGGCGACGACTTCTTGTCTCTGCACGCGGAGTCCGACGGCGAGGGCGCCCTGCAGGTGGACCTGGGGGAGCCGGCccccgcgccgcccgccgccgACACGCGCTGGGGCGGCCTGGACCTGCGGCGCAAGATCCTGACCCAGCGGCGCGAGCGTTACCGGCAGCGATCACCATCACCGGCcgcggcccccgcccccgccgcccccaccgGCCCACCCACCCGCAAGAAGTCGAGAAGGGAACGCAAGCGGAGCGGCGGCGAGGCCAAGGAGGCCGCCTCTTCCTCCTCCGGCGCGCAGCCCGCCCCGCCGGCCCCGGCTTCCCCCTGGGACTCCAAGAAGCACCGCTCGCGGGACCGCAAGCCGGGTTCCCACGCCTCATCGTCCACCCGCCGCCGCTCGCGGTCCCGTTCCACCCGCCGCCGCTCGCGGAGCACCGACCGGCGCCGCGGGGGCAGCCGCCGGTCGCGGTCCCGGGAGAAAAGGCGTCGGCGGAGGCGCTCGAACTCACCGCCTCCAGCCACTTCATCTTCCTCGTCCTCCCGCCGCGAGCGGCACCGTGGCAAGCACCGCGATGGCGGTGGcagcaagaagaagaagaagcggTCGCGGTCCCGGGGCGAGAAGCGTTCGGGGGACAGCGAGAAGGGCCCTACGCCGGCCCAGCCGCCCTCTGGCTCCACCTCCCTGGGCAGTGACCGGGACAGCCGCCGGCGGGGGGCCGTTCCGCCCTCCATCCAGGACCTCACGGACCATGATCTCTTCGCCATCAAGCGGACCATCACCGTGGGCCGGCCAGACAAGTCTGACCCCCGAGGCCCCTCCCCGGCCCCAGCCTCATCCCCCAAGCGGGAGGTCCTGTACGACTCGGAGGGGCTGAGTGCCGAGGAGCGGGGCGGCAAGAGCAGCGAGAAGGACCGACGGCGCTCGGGGGccgcctcttcctcctcctcctcccgggAGAAGGGATCGCGGCGGAAGGCGCTGGACGGTGGGGACCGGGACCGGGAGAGGGACAGGGACAGGTCGTCCAAGAAGGCCCGGCCCCCCAAAGAGTTGGCACCCTCCTCGGGGCCCCCGCCAAAGCTTCCGGTCAGCAGCGGCTCGGGCTCCTCGTCGTCCTCATCCTCGTCATCTTCCCGGAAGGTGAAGCTGCAGTCCAAGGTGGCGGTGCTGATCCGCGAGGGCGTCAGCAGCACCACGCCGGCCAAGGAGGCCTCGTCTGCTGGCCTGGGCTCCATCGGAGTCAAGTTCAGCCGCGACCGAGAGAGCCGCTCCCCCTTCCTCAAGCCAGACGAGCGGGCCCCTGCGGAGGTGGCCAAAGCAGCTCAGGGCAGCACCAAGCCCAAAAAGACCAAGGTCAAGGCCAAGGCTGGGGCCAAGAAAACCAAGGGGACCAAGGGAAAGACCAAGCCATCCAAGACCAGGAAAAAGATCCGTAGTGGGGGCAGCAGTGGCCCGGTGACGCTGAAGAAGTCCAAGGCAGACAGCTGCAGCCAGGCGGCGGGAGCCAAGGGGGCTGAGGAGACCTCCTGGTCCGGGGAAGAGCGGGCAGCCAAGGCCCCCAGCACCCCGCCCCCCAAGGTGGCCCCTCCGCCCCCCGCGCTGACGCCTGACTCGCAGACTGTGGACAGCAGCTGCAAGACACCCGAGGTCTCCTTCCTGCCAGAAGAGGCCGCTGAGGAGGCTGGGGTCCGAGGtggggcggaggaggaggaggaggaggaagaggaggaggaggaggaagaggaggaggagcagcagcCGGCCACCACCACAGCCACCAGCACGGCGGCCGCCGCACCGAGCGCCGCCCCAAGTGCAGGGTCCACAGCCGGTGACTCGGGGGCGGAGGACGGGCCTGCTCCCCGCGTCTCCCAGCTGCCCACCCTGCCTCCGCCCATGCCCTGGAACCTGCCCGCGGGTGTGGACTGCACTACCAGCGGCGTCCTGGCCT TGACTGCACTTCTCTTCAAGATGGAAGAAGCCAATCTGGCGAGCCGAGCAAAGGCCCAGGAGCTGATCCAGGCCACCAACCAG ATCCTCAGCCACAGGAAGCCACCCTCAAGTCTGGGAGTGACCCCAGCTCCTGTGCCCACCTCCCTGGGTCTGCCCCCTGGCCCTTCCAGCTACCTGCTGCCTGGCAGCCTCCCGCTGGGAGGCTGCGgctccacccctcccacccccactgggCTGGCTGCAGCGTCTGACAAGAGAGAGGGCAGCAGCAGCTCCGAGGGACGAGGGGACACAGACAAG TATCTGAAGAAGCTGCACACACAGGAGCGGGCGGTGGAGGAGGTGAAGCTGGCCATCAAGCCGTATTATCAGAAGAAGGACATCACCAAGGAGGAGTACAAGGACATCCTGAGGAAGGCCGTCCACAAG ATCTGCCACAGCAAAAGTGGGGAGATCAACCCAGTGAAGGTGAGCAACCTGGTGCGCGCCTACGTCCAACGCTACCGCTACTTCCGCAAGCATGGCCGCAAGCCAGGGGACCCTCCGGGGCCCCCACGGCCACCCAAGGAGCCAGGGCCCCCTGACAAAGGCGGCCcaggcctgcccctgccccctctcTGA
- the IRF3 gene encoding interferon regulatory factor 3 isoform X2, with protein sequence MGQTMGTQKPRILPWLISQLDRRELEGVAWLGESRARFRIPWKHGLRQDAQQEDFGIFQESGTSLSQIPFKTMADTVPLIPRVLSASCELRTSLSLIMLMSVPGKVLSEILLRLLCPGLLKKEDIVQKLLSDMDLSPEGGPSNLTMTSENPPQLLLSPESDIPALCPNSGLSENPLKQLLANEEDWEFEVTAFYRGCQVFQQTVFCPGGLRLVGSEAGDRMLPGQPIRLPDPAASLTDKSVTDYVQRVLSCLGGGLALWRAGQWLCAQRLGRCHVYWAIGEELLPSCGHKPDGEVPKDREGGVFNLGPFITDLITFTEGSRRSPLYTLWFCVGQSWPQDQPWIKRLVMVKVVPMCLRVLVDIARQGGASSLENTVDLHISNSQPLSLTSDQYMAYLQDLAEDMDF encoded by the exons ATGG GCCAGACCATGGGAACCCAAAAGCCTCGGATACTGCCCTGGCTGATATCTCAGCTGGACCGAAGGGAGTTGGAGGGCGTGGCCTGGCTGGGCGAGAGCCGCGCGCGTTTCCGCATCCCTTGGAAGCACGGCTTGCGGCAGGATGCCCAGCAGGAGGATTTCGGCATCTTCCAG GAGTCAGGGACATCCCTGAGCCAGATACCGTTCAAGACAATGGCAGACACAGTACCTCTGATACCCAG GGTTCTCTCAGCCTCTTGTGAGCTCAGAACCTCGCTATCCTTGATCATGCTGATGTCTGTGCCGGGGAAAGTCCTCTCTGAAATTCTACTGAGACTTCTCTGCCCAGGTCttcttaaaaaa GAAGACATTGTGCAGAAGTTACTGAGTGACATGGACTTGAGCCCAGAAGGAGGGCCCTCGAATCTGACTATGACCTCTGAGAACCCCCCTCAGCTCTTACTGAGCCCCGAATCAGACATCCCTGCTCTTTGCCCAAACTCGGGACTCTCTGAAAACCCCCTGAAGCAGCTGTTGGCAAACGAGGAAG aTTGGGAGTTCGAGGTGACTGCCTTCTACCGGGGCTGCCAAGTCTTCCAGCAGACTGTCTTCTGCCCTGGGGGCCTGCGGCTGGTGGGATCAGAAGCAGGGGACAGGATGCTGCCCGGGCAGCCAATACGACTGCCGGACCCCGCAGCGTCCCTGACAGACAAGAGCGTGACAGACTACGTGCAGCGTGTGCTGAGCTGCCTGGGCGGGGGGCTGGCCCTGTGGCGGGCTGGGCAGTGGCTCTGCGCCCAGAGGCTGGGGCGCTGCCACGTGTACTGGGCCATAGGCGAGGAACTCCTCCCCAGCTGTGGCCACAAGCCTGATGGCGAGGTcccgaaggacagggaaggaggTGTGTTCAACCTGGGGCCCTTCATAACAG ATCTGATCACCTTCACTGAAGGAAGCAGACGTTCACCACTCTATACCCTCTGGTTCTGTGTGGGGCAGTCATGGCCCCAGGACCAGCCATGGATCAAGAGGCTTGTGATGGTCAAG GTTGTCCCCATGTGCCTCAGGGTTCTTGTAGACATAGCGCGGCAAGGGGGTGCCTCCTCCCTGGAGAATACTGTCGACCTGCACATTTCCAACAGCCAGCCCCTCTCCCTCACCTCAGACCAGTACATGGCCTATCTCCAGGACCTGGCCGAGGACATGGATTTCTAG
- the IRF3 gene encoding interferon regulatory factor 3 isoform X1 — MGQTMGTQKPRILPWLISQLDRRELEGVAWLGESRARFRIPWKHGLRQDAQQEDFGIFQAWAEASGAYTPGKDKPDLPTWKRNFRSALNRKEVLRLAEDHSKDSQDPHKIYEFVNSGVRDIPEPDTVQDNGRHSTSDTQEDIVQKLLSDMDLSPEGGPSNLTMTSENPPQLLLSPESDIPALCPNSGLSENPLKQLLANEEDWEFEVTAFYRGCQVFQQTVFCPGGLRLVGSEAGDRMLPGQPIRLPDPAASLTDKSVTDYVQRVLSCLGGGLALWRAGQWLCAQRLGRCHVYWAIGEELLPSCGHKPDGEVPKDREGGVFNLGPFITDLITFTEGSRRSPLYTLWFCVGQSWPQDQPWIKRLVMVKVVPMCLRVLVDIARQGGASSLENTVDLHISNSQPLSLTSDQYMAYLQDLAEDMDF; from the exons ATGG GCCAGACCATGGGAACCCAAAAGCCTCGGATACTGCCCTGGCTGATATCTCAGCTGGACCGAAGGGAGTTGGAGGGCGTGGCCTGGCTGGGCGAGAGCCGCGCGCGTTTCCGCATCCCTTGGAAGCACGGCTTGCGGCAGGATGCCCAGCAGGAGGATTTCGGCATCTTCCAG GCCTGGGCTGAAGCCAGTGGTGCCTATACTCCTGGGAAGGATAAGCCCGACCTGCCCACATGGAAGAGGAATTTCCGGTCTGCCCTGAACCGGAAGGAAGTGTTGCGTTTAGCGGAGGACCACAGCAAGGACTCCCAAGACCCGCACAAGATCTATGAGTTTGTGAACTCAG GAGTCAGGGACATCCCTGAGCCAGATACCGTTCAAGACAATGGCAGACACAGTACCTCTGATACCCAG GAAGACATTGTGCAGAAGTTACTGAGTGACATGGACTTGAGCCCAGAAGGAGGGCCCTCGAATCTGACTATGACCTCTGAGAACCCCCCTCAGCTCTTACTGAGCCCCGAATCAGACATCCCTGCTCTTTGCCCAAACTCGGGACTCTCTGAAAACCCCCTGAAGCAGCTGTTGGCAAACGAGGAAG aTTGGGAGTTCGAGGTGACTGCCTTCTACCGGGGCTGCCAAGTCTTCCAGCAGACTGTCTTCTGCCCTGGGGGCCTGCGGCTGGTGGGATCAGAAGCAGGGGACAGGATGCTGCCCGGGCAGCCAATACGACTGCCGGACCCCGCAGCGTCCCTGACAGACAAGAGCGTGACAGACTACGTGCAGCGTGTGCTGAGCTGCCTGGGCGGGGGGCTGGCCCTGTGGCGGGCTGGGCAGTGGCTCTGCGCCCAGAGGCTGGGGCGCTGCCACGTGTACTGGGCCATAGGCGAGGAACTCCTCCCCAGCTGTGGCCACAAGCCTGATGGCGAGGTcccgaaggacagggaaggaggTGTGTTCAACCTGGGGCCCTTCATAACAG ATCTGATCACCTTCACTGAAGGAAGCAGACGTTCACCACTCTATACCCTCTGGTTCTGTGTGGGGCAGTCATGGCCCCAGGACCAGCCATGGATCAAGAGGCTTGTGATGGTCAAG GTTGTCCCCATGTGCCTCAGGGTTCTTGTAGACATAGCGCGGCAAGGGGGTGCCTCCTCCCTGGAGAATACTGTCGACCTGCACATTTCCAACAGCCAGCCCCTCTCCCTCACCTCAGACCAGTACATGGCCTATCTCCAGGACCTGGCCGAGGACATGGATTTCTAG